In the genome of Thermodesulfobacteriota bacterium, one region contains:
- a CDS encoding sugar ABC transporter permease, which produces MTTKGKPYLFLAPTLLILAVVTLYPLFYVFWLSLHRRLLIFDISKFIGLENYGFLLRDDRFWNALYNTVYFTAVSVFLELILGLAIAMLLNRGFKGKGIMRSIILVPWVIPTVVSAKMWGWMYNPDFGILNHLLGVNINWLGSPFWALNAAVFVDVWKTTPFVVLLLMARLQTIPVDLYRAARVDGASNWYIFRRITLPLLMPMILIVLIFRTLDAFRVFDVIYVLTGGGPGNTTETLSIYAYKTLFQTLQFGYGSALAVTIFLSVAITTTFYVKLLKRGTE; this is translated from the coding sequence ATGACTACTAAAGGAAAACCCTATCTTTTTTTGGCTCCTACACTGCTTATTCTAGCCGTGGTAACGCTCTATCCCCTTTTCTACGTTTTCTGGTTGAGCCTTCACCGCCGCCTGCTCATCTTCGATATTTCGAAGTTCATCGGGCTGGAGAACTACGGCTTTCTGCTCAGGGATGACCGGTTCTGGAACGCCCTTTACAACACCGTTTATTTCACCGCCGTCTCGGTCTTCCTGGAACTCATACTCGGCCTGGCCATAGCCATGCTTTTGAATAGAGGGTTTAAGGGGAAGGGTATCATGCGCTCCATCATCTTAGTCCCGTGGGTCATCCCCACCGTGGTTTCCGCCAAGATGTGGGGGTGGATGTATAACCCGGACTTCGGCATTTTGAATCACCTGCTGGGAGTCAACATCAACTGGCTGGGAAGCCCGTTCTGGGCGTTAAATGCCGCGGTTTTTGTGGATGTATGGAAAACGACCCCGTTTGTTGTCCTTCTTCTCATGGCCAGGCTTCAGACTATACCGGTTGATTTATACCGGGCAGCCCGGGTTGACGGCGCCTCGAATTGGTATATCTTCAGACGCATAACCCTTCCCCTTCTTATGCCGATGATCCTTATCGTGCTCATCTTTAGGACACTGGATGCCTTCAGGGTCTTTGACGTTATTTATGTACTCACCGGGGGAGGCCCTGGGAATACGACCGAGACCTTATCCATATATGCCTACAAGACACTCTTTCAGACATTACAGTTTGGATATGGCTCCGCGCTCGCAGTAACGATATTTCTCTCCGTGGCCA
- a CDS encoding ABC transporter permease, which produces MNSVNAFFQTTGEILGLLVESIYWCKTAIRNRDKVFRQMVEIGNNTLPVAALISLFIGGVLALQSGPQLAQFGIEENIGGIVGLSMVKELGPVMASILVAGRVGSAMTAEIGSMSVYEEIDALKTMDINPVRFLVMPRFLASFIALPFLVIYMDVIGWFGGAVVSSVNPDIHVSMSVYFRNLSELVEFSDVLNGLVKAMVFGVIISIVCCYVGLKTKGGPREIGTSVTKAVVLSFILILIFDYYITRLLILLNLD; this is translated from the coding sequence ATGAATAGCGTGAACGCATTTTTTCAAACAACCGGGGAGATCCTTGGGCTTCTAGTAGAGAGCATATACTGGTGCAAGACCGCTATCCGCAATCGAGATAAGGTGTTCAGACAGATGGTGGAAATCGGGAATAATACCTTGCCCGTAGCCGCTCTTATTTCGCTATTCATTGGAGGCGTGCTGGCGTTACAATCAGGTCCACAGCTTGCGCAGTTTGGAATCGAGGAGAATATAGGAGGGATTGTCGGACTCTCTATGGTGAAAGAACTCGGCCCGGTCATGGCATCTATACTCGTCGCCGGACGGGTGGGCTCGGCTATGACTGCGGAGATAGGCTCAATGAGCGTTTATGAAGAGATAGATGCCCTCAAAACCATGGATATAAACCCGGTAAGGTTTCTGGTCATGCCCAGGTTTCTGGCCAGCTTCATCGCGCTTCCCTTTCTGGTGATTTACATGGACGTGATAGGATGGTTTGGCGGTGCGGTGGTCTCGTCGGTTAATCCGGATATCCACGTTAGTATGAGCGTCTATTTTAGGAACCTTTCCGAGCTGGTGGAATTCTCGGACGTGCTCAATGGGTTAGTCAAGGCAATGGTTTTCGGGGTCATAATCTCCATTGTATGCTGCTATGTCGGCCTTAAAACAAAGGGAGGGCCTAGAGAGATCGGAACGTCGGTGACAAAAGCGGTAGTATTGTCCTTTATCCTGATTTTGATCTTTGATTATTACATCACCAGGCTTTTAATACTACTCAATTTAGATTAG
- a CDS encoding ATP-binding cassette domain-containing protein produces the protein MQVNTENKNPKEEKSPDTLFHHNLESKPVSVKVIKLNKSFGDNHVLRDLSLEIKPGETLVILGKSGSGKSVLLRHIIGLEKPDSGTIFINGENINESNFKKKHRLAMVFQSSALFNSLSVRENVALYLKEHGVVKDEDEITRIVKGVLSIVGLDEKENIMPSQLSGGMKKRVAIARALAMSPELILFDEPTAELDPMMTRTIGDVILNLRKYVEVTQIVVTHDVDLAYYIADRIAVLSEGKIVETGTPEDIRNSTNPVVKGFIDTHFEMAEGGRDR, from the coding sequence ATGCAAGTAAACACTGAGAATAAAAATCCTAAAGAAGAAAAATCTCCGGATACTTTATTTCACCACAACTTAGAAAGTAAACCGGTATCGGTAAAGGTAATAAAACTAAATAAGTCCTTTGGAGACAATCATGTCCTTAGAGATTTAAGCCTGGAGATTAAACCGGGTGAAACGCTGGTTATCCTGGGGAAGAGCGGGTCGGGAAAAAGCGTTCTCTTGCGCCATATAATTGGGCTGGAAAAACCTGATTCCGGAACGATTTTTATAAACGGAGAGAATATAAACGAGTCAAATTTCAAGAAGAAGCACCGGCTGGCTATGGTATTTCAATCCTCGGCCCTTTTTAACTCACTTTCGGTCAGGGAAAATGTGGCGCTCTATCTAAAGGAACACGGAGTAGTGAAGGATGAAGACGAGATTACCAGGATAGTAAAAGGTGTACTTTCCATAGTGGGGCTCGATGAGAAAGAAAATATAATGCCCTCACAGTTAAGCGGCGGGATGAAAAAGAGGGTAGCCATAGCGCGGGCCTTGGCTATGAGTCCGGAGCTGATTCTTTTTGATGAGCCGACCGCTGAGCTCGACCCAATGATGACTCGAACCATAGGCGATGTAATACTTAATCTAAGAAAATACGTCGAAGTTACCCAAATAGTGGTCACGCACGATGTTGACCTGGCTTATTACATCGCCGATAGAATAGCGGTGCTGAGCGAAGGAAAGATAGTGGAGACGGGCACTCCAGAAGATATCAGGAACAGCACCAACCCGGTGGTAAAGGGTTTTATCGACACCCATTTCGAAATGGCAGAAGGAGGTAGAGACAGATGA
- the alr gene encoding alanine racemase, whose translation MRPTWAEIDIDALKSNFLQVKRIVGENVGVMSIVKADAYGHGSVEVSLALIESGSDMLGVATVEEAVELRESGIKSPIILLGGVQPYEAERVVKYDLTPSLFSIPTARAIDEYAYKVGKRVKYHLKVDTGMSRLGAGVEEIPHFLSELRGLNNLEMEGVFTHFANADKEVGDFTLKQIAVFRNMLSFIIQAGFCPKYTHLANSAGIQAYPQSHMNLVRPGIMLYGSGKISDCELKPAMRLKTQIIQLKSVPAGTPVSYGGTFVTARPAVIATLPVGYADGYMRRLSNRARVSINGFTAPVVGTVCMDLIMVDVTEVPGVEVGGDVVLFGDERVSVEDVAKWADTISYEVLSITGKRVPRVYV comes from the coding sequence ATGAGACCCACCTGGGCAGAAATAGATATCGATGCCTTAAAGTCCAATTTTCTCCAAGTTAAAAGAATAGTGGGCGAGAATGTCGGGGTTATGTCCATCGTAAAGGCCGATGCCTACGGGCACGGGTCGGTTGAGGTCAGCTTGGCTTTAATTGAATCCGGCTCCGATATGCTCGGGGTGGCGACGGTGGAAGAGGCCGTTGAGCTAAGAGAGTCCGGCATAAAGTCTCCCATTATTTTACTCGGTGGGGTTCAGCCCTATGAAGCAGAACGGGTGGTCAAATACGATTTAACCCCCTCCTTGTTCTCCATTCCCACAGCAAGAGCCATAGATGAATACGCTTATAAAGTAGGGAAGAGGGTGAAGTATCATCTTAAGGTGGATACCGGGATGAGCAGGCTCGGCGCCGGGGTTGAGGAAATTCCTCATTTCCTGAGCGAGCTTAGGGGCTTGAACAACCTGGAGATGGAAGGTGTGTTCACCCACTTTGCCAATGCGGATAAGGAGGTCGGGGATTTTACGCTAAAACAGATTGCAGTTTTCAGGAATATGCTTTCATTCATCATCCAAGCGGGTTTTTGCCCGAAATATACGCACTTGGCCAATAGCGCCGGAATCCAAGCTTATCCCCAATCCCACATGAATCTGGTCCGTCCGGGAATAATGCTATACGGTTCCGGGAAGATAAGCGATTGCGAACTTAAGCCGGCTATGAGGCTTAAAACACAAATAATTCAACTGAAGAGTGTTCCGGCGGGAACCCCGGTTAGCTACGGGGGCACTTTCGTGACGGCGAGGCCTGCTGTCATAGCCACACTCCCCGTAGGGTATGCCGATGGGTACATGAGGAGGCTTTCCAATCGGGCCAGGGTTTCAATCAATGGCTTCACTGCCCCGGTTGTGGGTACGGTGTGCATGGATTTAATAATGGTTGATGTTACCGAGGTTCCGGGGGTAGAGGTTGGGGGCGATGTAGTTCTATTTGGAGATGAAAGGGTTTCGGTCGAAGACGTTGCCAAATGGGCAGATACCATCTCCTACGAGGTCCTCTCCATAACCGGAAAGAGAGTACCTCGTGTTTATGTCTGA
- a CDS encoding MlaD family protein encodes MRTEFKVGLFFIVGLLILLAVFEFIGEIPFLRKEYSLRAYFKSIDELKEGNPVKFSGVEVGKVSKIKIGDEKIEVTFNVKKDVPVKKDSVASIRLTSLLGTSYINLTFGSPESPLAPPGSVLASEEPADINEILAKVQSSVTSIEAAFGALGDNKERISSILNGLDSVLGSAARGEGTIGKLLKDDSLYYEAKGALSSINDVAVSIKEGRGTLGKLVTDESLYNETKTTMQNLGQLASKLNKAEGTFGKLLNDDTLYVQVSEAATNLNSILKKVNNGEGTLGKLVSDDSLYFDSKNAVKKLEKSVEIQEDLAPLSTLGAAFGILTIF; translated from the coding sequence ATGAGGACAGAGTTTAAGGTGGGACTCTTTTTTATCGTGGGCTTATTGATACTACTCGCCGTTTTTGAGTTCATAGGGGAGATCCCGTTCCTGAGGAAGGAATATTCTCTCCGGGCCTATTTCAAATCTATAGACGAGCTTAAAGAGGGAAATCCGGTAAAGTTTTCCGGTGTTGAAGTAGGGAAGGTCTCTAAGATAAAGATAGGGGATGAGAAGATAGAGGTAACTTTCAATGTCAAGAAGGATGTCCCGGTCAAAAAGGACTCGGTTGCCAGCATAAGGCTTACCAGCCTCCTGGGAACAAGTTACATAAACCTTACCTTCGGCTCTCCGGAAAGCCCTCTTGCCCCTCCGGGAAGCGTGCTTGCCAGCGAAGAACCCGCGGATATAAACGAGATACTGGCCAAAGTACAGTCCTCTGTGACCTCGATAGAGGCGGCATTCGGTGCATTGGGCGATAATAAAGAAAGAATAAGCAGCATATTGAATGGTCTGGATTCGGTCCTGGGTTCGGCGGCACGGGGCGAGGGAACTATAGGGAAATTATTGAAAGATGATTCCCTTTATTACGAGGCGAAGGGGGCTCTTTCCAGCATTAATGATGTTGCCGTCTCCATAAAAGAGGGAAGAGGCACCCTGGGAAAACTGGTAACGGATGAATCCCTTTATAACGAGACTAAAACAACCATGCAAAACCTGGGTCAACTTGCCAGTAAGCTGAATAAAGCCGAAGGGACGTTCGGGAAGCTGCTAAACGATGATACCCTTTACGTTCAGGTGTCCGAGGCGGCGACCAACCTTAATTCTATACTGAAGAAGGTAAACAACGGAGAAGGCACGCTGGGCAAGCTGGTGAGTGACGACTCTCTTTATTTCGACAGTAAGAATGCGGTAAAAAAGCTGGAAAAGTCGGTGGAAATACAAGAAGACCTAGCACCTCTGAGTACGCTAGGTGCGGCATTCGGAATATTAACCATCTTTTAG
- a CDS encoding VWA domain-containing protein, with product MDSRKLSQNIETDSFDRALFEELVASSEELKNLIESGSHLLPNFRSFVLDLFASFFKYNVLLHPEDEVKRGVLIGRKLIEKAVASEGYKELREETILDGFKSAIATLTLGKEVIRWVKSEEGPSQSSLVKEWELDKAEEDYEELKEEAKTWEDVEKENPLDKSADKSFKEGKKKAQLELRKQEGELKELQEEQKKRLENMEMKLQKLTKSALQQASEGVDEAESELMEWGASMGIPQEKTAGEKLDLAAKLLKNEKLRKLSLMVGSLKEEMLTSRRKLWSKRGTEVYDIAIGDDIGRVIPSELSFLKHRVLRRDFMRRFLEEKLLQYYLREERGRGPLIVCIDGSSSMDGNKEVWSKGVCLTLLDIAKRQRRKFVVIVFSSKGSPLKIFGSDVKEGWGMKENDIIELADYFPGGGTDFEDPLDKALEFLNQSKFKRGDIVFITDGECDVRGDWLETFLGEKKRLDFQVLSILIDLTGRESQESLKKFSDKITAISKLTSKDARDIFLSLA from the coding sequence GTGGATTCAAGGAAACTCTCCCAAAATATCGAGACCGATTCCTTTGACCGGGCTCTTTTCGAGGAACTGGTAGCCTCTTCCGAAGAACTTAAAAACCTTATCGAAAGCGGTTCTCATCTCCTGCCCAATTTCCGCTCCTTTGTCCTCGACCTTTTTGCCAGCTTCTTCAAGTACAACGTCTTACTTCATCCGGAGGACGAGGTGAAAAGGGGCGTGTTGATTGGAAGAAAACTCATCGAGAAAGCCGTTGCCAGCGAGGGTTATAAGGAATTAAGGGAAGAAACTATACTCGACGGTTTCAAGTCCGCGATTGCCACCCTGACCCTGGGTAAAGAGGTTATTAGATGGGTAAAATCCGAGGAGGGACCTTCACAGAGTTCTCTCGTTAAAGAGTGGGAGCTGGACAAAGCGGAGGAGGATTATGAAGAGTTAAAGGAGGAGGCTAAAACCTGGGAGGATGTTGAGAAGGAAAATCCCCTCGATAAGTCAGCGGATAAATCATTTAAAGAAGGAAAGAAAAAGGCTCAACTGGAATTGCGAAAGCAGGAGGGTGAGCTAAAGGAGCTTCAGGAGGAGCAAAAGAAGAGACTGGAAAATATGGAGATGAAACTCCAGAAACTTACTAAGTCGGCGTTACAGCAGGCTTCGGAAGGTGTAGACGAAGCAGAAAGCGAGCTTATGGAATGGGGAGCCTCGATGGGAATACCTCAGGAGAAAACAGCCGGAGAAAAACTTGACCTGGCCGCCAAGTTGCTCAAGAACGAAAAATTGAGAAAGCTCTCTCTCATGGTCGGGAGCCTCAAAGAAGAGATGTTGACATCCAGGAGAAAGCTCTGGTCGAAAAGGGGAACAGAGGTTTATGACATTGCCATCGGAGACGACATAGGAAGGGTCATTCCCAGCGAGCTTTCTTTCTTGAAACACCGGGTTTTAAGAAGGGATTTTATGAGAAGGTTTCTTGAAGAGAAGCTCCTTCAGTACTACCTCAGGGAAGAAAGGGGAAGAGGCCCGCTCATCGTCTGTATCGACGGCAGCTCCTCTATGGACGGAAACAAAGAGGTGTGGTCGAAAGGTGTTTGTTTAACCTTACTGGATATTGCAAAAAGGCAGAGAAGAAAGTTCGTCGTAATTGTGTTTTCTTCAAAAGGCTCGCCTCTCAAGATTTTCGGCTCCGACGTCAAGGAGGGTTGGGGAATGAAAGAGAATGACATCATCGAGCTAGCCGATTACTTCCCCGGCGGGGGGACGGACTTTGAAGACCCGCTGGATAAAGCCCTGGAGTTCCTCAATCAGTCAAAATTCAAGAGGGGCGACATCGTTTTCATAACCGACGGTGAATGTGATGTAAGAGGTGATTGGTTGGAGACGTTTCTCGGAGAAAAGAAAAGGCTCGACTTTCAAGTGCTTTCGATCCTCATAGACCTGACCGGCCGGGAGTCGCAAGAGTCTCTCAAGAAATTCAGCGATAAAATAACCGCGATATCGAAGCTAACTTCTAAAGATGCCCGGGATATTTTCTTAAGCTTGGCCTAA
- a CDS encoding ABC transporter substrate-binding protein, whose protein sequence is MFSPVKNIIPYFLLCTILVLQGCTQEPQPDGKEKTTIVFKYGRVLGDLEPIKNLIKRFEEENPDIRVKDETLPAETGEQHQFYVINLQGKSSDFDVFALDVIWVQEFAKAGWLRDISHILPPGQRDEFFQGPMRVSTYNNSVYAIPWYIDAGVLYYRKDLLDKHGFSPPKTWYELIQIASEITRNEPGLYGFIWQGKQYEGLVCNVLEYIWGNGGDIIKNGNVAIDSPENQQALTLMRDLIYHYGVTPELVTTTIEDSARHIFGKGKAVFMRNWPYAWNLFERDGSPIKGKVGVSALPSFPGHQSVPTLGGWQLGINKYSRHPEKAERFIRFLTSYEVQKTLSLTVGYKPTLKKLYNDKDLIRAQPFTASLYVVFEQARPRPVTPFYMMISQVMQPEFSAVLSRVKKPEEALKSARNQIEFILSAEE, encoded by the coding sequence ATGTTTAGCCCGGTAAAGAACATAATTCCATATTTTTTGTTGTGTACAATTCTTGTGCTTCAAGGTTGCACACAGGAGCCCCAGCCGGATGGAAAAGAGAAGACCACCATCGTTTTCAAATACGGAAGGGTGCTTGGAGACCTCGAGCCAATCAAAAACTTGATCAAAAGGTTTGAAGAGGAGAATCCAGATATCCGGGTAAAGGATGAAACCCTGCCAGCGGAAACAGGCGAACAACACCAGTTCTATGTGATCAACCTTCAAGGAAAATCATCGGATTTTGACGTCTTTGCCCTGGATGTTATCTGGGTACAGGAGTTTGCCAAGGCCGGATGGCTGAGAGACATAAGCCATATCCTGCCCCCGGGGCAAAGGGATGAATTTTTCCAGGGCCCGATGAGGGTATCGACCTATAATAACAGCGTCTATGCTATACCATGGTACATAGATGCCGGTGTTCTCTATTATAGAAAGGATTTGCTCGATAAGCATGGCTTTTCCCCGCCAAAGACCTGGTATGAGCTTATACAAATCGCCTCCGAGATTACCCGGAATGAGCCCGGGCTCTACGGCTTTATCTGGCAGGGAAAACAGTACGAAGGCCTGGTATGCAATGTCCTAGAGTATATCTGGGGTAACGGCGGGGACATTATCAAGAACGGTAACGTTGCCATCGACAGCCCGGAAAACCAGCAGGCACTCACGCTAATGAGAGACCTCATTTACCACTATGGTGTCACTCCCGAGCTAGTCACGACCACTATTGAAGACTCCGCAAGGCACATCTTCGGCAAGGGAAAAGCGGTCTTCATGCGAAACTGGCCCTATGCCTGGAATCTTTTCGAAAGGGATGGTTCACCGATAAAGGGCAAGGTCGGTGTTTCCGCTCTGCCCAGTTTTCCCGGCCATCAATCTGTGCCAACCTTGGGCGGATGGCAGTTGGGTATCAATAAATATTCTAGACATCCGGAAAAAGCCGAAAGGTTCATCAGGTTCTTAACGTCCTACGAGGTCCAAAAGACCCTTTCTTTGACCGTCGGCTATAAGCCCACGCTAAAGAAGCTGTATAACGACAAGGACCTGATCCGAGCTCAACCTTTTACCGCAAGCCTTTATGTCGTGTTTGAGCAGGCCAGGCCAAGACCCGTCACTCCATTCTATATGATGATATCCCAGGTCATGCAGCCTGAGTTCAGCGCCGTACTATCGAGGGTCAAGAAGCCGGAAGAAGCGTTAAAATCTGCAAGGAATCAGATTGAATTTATCTTAAGTGCAGAGGAGTGA